The proteins below are encoded in one region of Streptomyces sp. NBC_00490:
- a CDS encoding TIGR03619 family F420-dependent LLM class oxidoreductase, whose protein sequence is MKFGINLPNFGPQMTPEGMLAWTREAEQLGFDTVLVSDHLALTDDAHRRSPAPFHESLATLSWLAGQTETIRLGAGVLIASHRHPIALARATATIDGLSGGRLVVGVGVGWAPRAFDVLGVDFRRRGALTDHTLDVLVAAWTSDTVTHRGHRVHTAPRPVQDPHPPLWIGGNGPRALERVNRVGTAWHPLHPSRQLCAHAAGALADGKQFAPRIFFLPTTTPADPDSRPLGYGTPDQIRADIAFLRDLGADHVILDTDPGDQRLRRHWKEDLELIRLAAHTLEIG, encoded by the coding sequence ATGAAATTCGGCATCAACCTGCCCAACTTCGGCCCCCAGATGACGCCCGAGGGCATGCTCGCCTGGACCCGCGAGGCCGAACAGCTGGGCTTCGACACCGTCCTGGTCTCCGACCACCTCGCCCTCACCGACGACGCCCACCGGCGCTCGCCCGCCCCGTTCCACGAGAGCCTCGCCACCCTCTCCTGGCTGGCCGGGCAGACCGAGACCATCCGTCTCGGCGCGGGTGTCCTCATCGCCTCCCACCGCCACCCGATCGCGCTCGCCCGGGCCACCGCCACCATCGACGGACTCAGCGGCGGCCGCCTCGTCGTCGGTGTCGGCGTCGGCTGGGCCCCGCGCGCCTTCGACGTCCTCGGTGTGGACTTCCGCAGACGCGGCGCCCTCACCGACCACACCCTGGACGTCCTGGTCGCGGCATGGACCTCCGACACCGTCACCCACCGCGGCCACCGGGTACACACCGCACCGCGGCCCGTACAGGACCCGCACCCGCCGCTGTGGATCGGCGGCAACGGACCACGCGCCCTGGAACGCGTCAACCGCGTCGGCACCGCCTGGCACCCGCTCCACCCCAGCCGGCAGCTGTGCGCCCACGCCGCCGGGGCCCTCGCGGACGGCAAGCAGTTCGCCCCGAGGATCTTCTTCCTGCCCACCACCACCCCCGCCGACCCGGACTCCCGCCCGCTCGGCTATGGCACCCCCGACCAGATCCGCGCCGACATCGCCTTCCTGCGCGACCTCGGCGCCGACCACGTGATCCTCGACACCGACCCCGGCGACCAGCGTCTGCGCAGGCACTGGAAGGAAGACCTGGAACTGATCAGGCTCGCCGCACACACCCTGGAGATCGGATGA
- a CDS encoding AI-2E family transporter, with translation MARTDETAQDAPNASASDTAPSPQPPPGQAPWPGARMPRWLPRAMVLALALVAVFQLADWAFHQLLGLLLNILIAFFLALAIEPAVSRMAARGVRRGLAAFLVFLGLVVVTAGFVTLLGSMLAEQVIKIVEDFPAYLDSVISWINTHFNTQLRRVDVQEGLLRSDWLRNYVQNGATGVLDVSAQVVGGLFQLLTVTLFAFYFAADGPRLRRALCSVLPPAKQAEVLRAWEIAVDKTGGYIYSRALMALVSGIAHYILLESLGVPYAPVLAVWVGLVSQFIPTIGTYLAGALPMLIAFTVDPWYALWVLVFVVIYQQFENYVLQPKLTARSVDIHPAIAFGSVIAGTALLGAAGALISIPAVATLQAFLGAYVKRYDVTDDPRVEGRRSRGSGTGAGGRGRRWPRQRAAEPAPAASAERSSEADGEQPPVGEPSSTVDSARP, from the coding sequence GTGGCACGCACAGACGAGACCGCGCAGGACGCACCGAACGCATCCGCATCCGACACGGCGCCGAGCCCCCAGCCTCCACCCGGGCAAGCCCCTTGGCCCGGTGCGCGGATGCCGCGCTGGCTGCCGCGCGCCATGGTGCTCGCGCTGGCCCTGGTCGCCGTGTTCCAACTGGCCGACTGGGCCTTTCACCAACTCCTCGGCCTGCTGCTCAACATCCTCATCGCGTTCTTCCTCGCGCTCGCCATCGAGCCCGCGGTGAGCCGGATGGCCGCCCGGGGAGTCCGCAGAGGACTGGCGGCCTTCCTGGTCTTCCTCGGCCTCGTGGTCGTGACGGCGGGTTTCGTCACGCTGCTCGGCTCCATGCTCGCCGAGCAGGTCATCAAGATCGTCGAGGATTTCCCGGCCTACCTCGACTCCGTCATCAGCTGGATCAACACCCACTTCAACACCCAGTTGAGGCGCGTGGACGTCCAGGAGGGCCTGCTCCGCTCCGACTGGCTGCGCAACTACGTCCAGAACGGCGCCACCGGTGTCCTGGACGTCTCCGCCCAGGTCGTCGGCGGCCTCTTCCAACTGCTGACGGTCACTCTGTTCGCGTTCTACTTCGCCGCCGACGGCCCCCGCCTGCGCCGCGCGCTCTGCTCCGTCCTGCCGCCCGCCAAACAGGCCGAAGTGCTGCGCGCCTGGGAAATCGCCGTCGACAAGACCGGCGGCTACATCTACTCACGCGCCCTGATGGCGCTCGTCTCGGGCATAGCGCACTACATCCTGCTGGAGTCGTTGGGCGTTCCCTACGCGCCGGTGCTCGCCGTGTGGGTGGGCCTGGTGTCGCAGTTCATCCCCACCATCGGCACCTATCTCGCGGGCGCCCTGCCCATGCTCATAGCCTTCACGGTCGACCCCTGGTACGCGCTGTGGGTGCTGGTGTTCGTCGTGATCTACCAGCAGTTCGAGAACTACGTGCTGCAGCCCAAACTGACCGCCAGGAGCGTCGACATCCACCCGGCGATCGCCTTCGGCTCGGTCATCGCCGGCACCGCCCTCCTCGGAGCCGCCGGCGCCCTGATCTCCATCCCCGCGGTCGCCACGCTCCAGGCGTTCCTCGGGGCGTACGTGAAGCGCTACGACGTCACGGACGACCCTCGCGTCGAAGGCCGCCGGAGCAGGGGCTCCGGTACGGGTGCCGGTGGGCGCGGCAGGAGGTGGCCGAGGCAGCGGGCCGCAGAACCGGCACCCGCCGCCTCGGCAGAGCGCTCCTCAGAGGCGGACGGCGAGCAGCCCCCGGTCGGGGAGCCTTCGTCCACCGTCGACAGCGCCCGTCCGTGA
- a CDS encoding alcohol dehydrogenase catalytic domain-containing protein, translating into MPATATHRAIVRHGTTCRIEEVPTPDPGEGELLLAPEHVSLCGTDIQILRGDRDDPSPVVGHEGAARVVAAGRGTVGFAPGDRVLVNPTHPGDPSFLLGHNVPGLFQQRVLIGASAVRGGLVSHLPEDLPAARATLVEPFAVVRYALACLATSAPDTLVVHGDGLTGNLAALLAPRFLFPTVRVVVVHRTEAGLKWTQTHAPHAVSVLDSDPLDRHVTGTAALLVTTHRGGTVPAVEAAVTALGERLVAIHPLGGVPPRATTPLLPGVDLDGVRRANTGGPWPPATTTFTRPGLRVTLSGNRGVTNPQLLAAAEALRTDTTADPLLTHVLTLEPGVDHLNRIIGDRTRLVDDELVIRLVIDLGNDATHQGAG; encoded by the coding sequence ATGCCGGCCACGGCCACCCACCGCGCGATCGTCCGCCACGGCACCACCTGCCGTATCGAAGAGGTCCCCACCCCGGACCCCGGCGAGGGCGAACTCCTGCTCGCACCCGAGCACGTGAGCCTGTGCGGCACCGACATCCAGATCCTGCGCGGCGACCGCGACGACCCCTCACCCGTCGTCGGCCACGAGGGTGCCGCCCGAGTCGTCGCCGCCGGACGCGGCACCGTCGGCTTCGCCCCCGGCGACCGGGTGCTCGTCAACCCCACCCACCCCGGCGACCCGTCCTTCCTCCTCGGCCACAACGTGCCGGGCCTCTTCCAGCAACGCGTCCTCATCGGCGCCTCAGCCGTCCGCGGCGGCCTCGTCTCCCACCTCCCCGAAGACCTCCCCGCGGCCCGCGCCACCCTCGTCGAACCGTTCGCCGTCGTCCGCTACGCCCTCGCGTGCCTGGCCACCTCGGCCCCCGACACCCTCGTCGTCCACGGCGACGGCCTGACCGGCAACCTCGCCGCCCTGCTCGCGCCCCGCTTCCTCTTCCCCACGGTCCGTGTCGTCGTGGTCCACCGCACCGAGGCCGGCCTCAAATGGACCCAGACCCACGCCCCTCACGCGGTGAGCGTCCTCGACTCCGACCCCCTCGACCGGCACGTCACCGGCACCGCCGCGCTCCTCGTCACCACCCACCGCGGCGGAACCGTCCCCGCCGTCGAAGCCGCCGTCACCGCCCTCGGCGAGCGCCTGGTCGCCATCCACCCCCTCGGCGGCGTCCCGCCCCGCGCCACCACCCCCTTGCTGCCCGGCGTCGACCTCGACGGCGTCCGCCGCGCCAACACCGGCGGCCCCTGGCCCCCGGCCACCACCACCTTCACCCGCCCCGGCCTGCGCGTCACCCTCAGCGGCAACCGCGGCGTCACCAACCCCCAACTCCTCGCCGCCGCCGAAGCCCTGCGCACCGACACCACCGCCGACCCGCTCCTCACCCACGTGCTGACCCTGGAGCCCGGCGTCGACCACCTCAACCGGATCATCGGCGACCGCACCCGCCTCGTCGACGACGAACTCGTCATCCGCCTCGTCATCGACCTGGGGAACGACGCCACGCACCAGGGAGCCGGATGA
- a CDS encoding ROK family protein, which produces MSTRTVTQDREDQVRTQVAVDLGGTWLRIRTGSGETVRLPAPSILNRPGEGPAALLEQLIETLADMVPADARVAMSCGAAMDEERGVLHGSGPLWGGGPDRPVPLRALLMARRPDVSWHLFNDVTAGLASFVERFARPHHRRAVYLTVSSGIALRTADLTEHRVPVDAHGMQGEVGHLPAVSSAPAAVRALTCPCGGTGHVAALAAGPALPHVAAALGIERPEDIRDTLTARLRSGDPAALRLLTTVVEPVAEIVRMLRCLDPRIDLIGIGGGYAEGLGEAYRAELVRQVSEVRSYADRDTDRPGEVLRLCRPGEVDPLAGAVALSHGALTVTKH; this is translated from the coding sequence GTGAGCACGCGGACCGTCACCCAGGACCGCGAGGACCAGGTACGTACGCAGGTCGCCGTCGACCTCGGAGGGACCTGGCTGCGGATCCGGACCGGGTCCGGCGAGACCGTACGGCTCCCCGCGCCCAGCATCCTCAACCGGCCCGGCGAGGGCCCGGCGGCACTTCTCGAGCAGCTGATCGAGACCCTGGCCGACATGGTGCCGGCGGACGCGCGGGTGGCGATGTCCTGCGGGGCCGCCATGGACGAGGAGCGGGGCGTGCTGCACGGCTCGGGCCCGCTGTGGGGCGGTGGCCCGGACCGGCCGGTCCCGCTCCGCGCGCTGCTCATGGCCCGCCGCCCGGACGTCAGCTGGCACCTGTTCAACGACGTCACGGCCGGCCTCGCGAGCTTCGTCGAGCGGTTCGCCCGCCCCCACCACCGGCGGGCCGTCTACCTCACGGTGAGCAGCGGCATCGCCCTGCGCACCGCCGACCTCACCGAACACCGCGTCCCGGTCGACGCCCACGGCATGCAGGGCGAGGTCGGCCACCTCCCGGCCGTCTCCAGCGCACCCGCGGCCGTCCGCGCGCTGACCTGCCCCTGCGGCGGCACCGGTCATGTCGCCGCCCTGGCCGCCGGACCCGCCCTGCCGCACGTCGCCGCCGCGCTCGGCATCGAACGTCCCGAGGACATCCGCGACACCCTCACCGCCCGGCTGCGGAGCGGCGACCCCGCCGCCCTCCGGCTGCTCACCACCGTCGTGGAACCCGTCGCCGAAATCGTGCGCATGCTGCGCTGCCTGGATCCCCGTATCGACCTCATCGGCATCGGCGGCGGCTACGCGGAAGGCCTCGGCGAGGCCTACCGCGCCGAACTGGTCCGCCAGGTCAGCGAAGTGCGGAGCTACGCCGACCGGGACACCGACCGGCCGGGAGAGGTTCTGCGGCTGTGCCGCCCCGGCGAGGTGGATCCCCTGGCGGGCGCCGTCGCGCTCTCCCACGGCGCACTGACCGTCACCAAACACTGA
- a CDS encoding VOC family protein: MTTAQDTPLTSPPGTRPPAHRITVAVPDVEEATAFLAELAGPSAVDRDGGAGVVSFSPGIEVRLVPTAPDSTHDTPPRLVDIGTNHLCLRVGDIEAAVAHLEQLPGVDVLGDIITIPEGPIRGNRWIYFRSPWGTLFELQQWPDVPGYADTTAERLHHDQRPADDAPLPTLLGLDHTGYSVQSLDATIDHLVTHHRARVVLRTEIAADRAFMRRQFDLDVEGTSAMAMVVVDDALNLELFEHGIPDRRPPRSVDRLGGNLLELHAQPQPAPTAHHAAFGLTLPEPVTP; encoded by the coding sequence ATGACCACGGCCCAAGACACCCCCCTGACCTCACCCCCCGGCACCCGCCCGCCGGCCCACCGGATCACGGTGGCGGTACCGGACGTCGAGGAGGCCACCGCCTTCCTCGCGGAACTGGCCGGGCCCTCGGCCGTGGACCGGGACGGCGGCGCCGGCGTCGTCTCGTTCTCTCCCGGCATCGAGGTACGCCTCGTACCGACCGCGCCCGACAGCACCCACGACACCCCGCCCCGGCTGGTCGACATCGGCACCAACCACCTCTGCCTGCGCGTCGGCGACATCGAGGCGGCCGTCGCCCACCTGGAACAGCTCCCGGGAGTCGACGTCCTGGGCGACATCATCACCATCCCCGAGGGCCCGATCCGCGGAAACCGCTGGATCTACTTCCGTTCCCCCTGGGGCACCCTCTTCGAACTGCAGCAGTGGCCCGACGTCCCCGGGTACGCCGACACCACCGCCGAACGCCTCCACCACGACCAGCGGCCGGCCGACGACGCGCCCCTGCCCACCCTGCTCGGCCTGGACCACACCGGCTACAGCGTCCAGAGCCTCGACGCCACCATCGACCACCTCGTCACCCACCACCGGGCACGGGTCGTCCTGCGCACCGAGATCGCCGCCGACCGGGCCTTCATGCGCCGCCAGTTCGACCTCGACGTCGAGGGCACCTCGGCCATGGCCATGGTCGTCGTCGACGACGCCCTCAACCTCGAACTCTTCGAGCACGGCATCCCCGACCGGCGACCGCCGCGCTCCGTGGACCGCCTCGGCGGCAACCTGCTCGAACTCCACGCCCAGCCCCAGCCGGCCCCCACGGCGCACCACGCCGCCTTCGGACTCACCCTCCCCGAGCCGGTGACCCCATGA
- a CDS encoding SDR family oxidoreductase has protein sequence MPDLHTTLITGASSGIGRATARALAGPGHRLLLGYATGEDRIRQVAEELRRTTGAECVPVRADLRDPEAAVDSCMAAVERAGRIDCLVNNAGINDRSAADALELKRADEVFAINTLAPMTLASAVGHHMIRGGVRGSIVNVTSVHETVPITGGALYCASKAALGMITKVLALEFGQYGIRVNSVAPGETATAMNGVHDEATYRSISRPDIPLGRPAGAEEIASLIAYLAGPRSGYLTGTSVLADGGLALTAAEANARHAFTTVAPKENSPA, from the coding sequence TTGCCTGACCTGCACACCACACTGATCACCGGCGCCAGCAGCGGCATCGGCCGGGCCACCGCCCGGGCACTCGCCGGCCCCGGCCACCGGCTGCTTCTCGGCTACGCCACCGGCGAGGACCGGATCCGCCAGGTCGCCGAGGAACTGCGGCGCACCACCGGCGCCGAGTGCGTTCCCGTCCGGGCCGATCTGCGCGACCCGGAAGCCGCCGTCGACAGCTGCATGGCCGCCGTCGAGCGGGCCGGACGTATCGACTGCCTGGTCAACAACGCCGGCATCAACGACCGCAGCGCCGCCGACGCCCTGGAACTGAAGCGGGCCGACGAGGTGTTCGCGATCAACACGCTCGCTCCCATGACACTCGCCTCCGCGGTGGGCCACCACATGATCCGTGGGGGCGTCCGGGGCAGCATCGTCAATGTCACCTCCGTCCACGAGACCGTCCCCATCACCGGCGGCGCGCTCTACTGCGCCAGCAAGGCCGCCCTGGGCATGATCACCAAGGTTCTCGCCCTGGAGTTCGGCCAGTACGGCATCAGGGTCAACTCCGTCGCCCCCGGTGAGACCGCCACCGCCATGAACGGCGTCCACGACGAGGCCACCTACCGGTCGATCTCCCGCCCCGACATCCCGCTCGGCCGCCCGGCCGGAGCCGAGGAGATCGCCTCGCTCATCGCCTATCTCGCCGGACCCCGCTCCGGCTACCTCACCGGCACCTCGGTCCTCGCCGACGGCGGACTCGCGCTGACCGCGGCGGAGGCCAACGCCCGCCACGCCTTCACCACCGTCGCTCCGAAGGAGAACTCGCCGGCATGA
- a CDS encoding zinc-dependent alcohol dehydrogenase produces the protein MRAAVIDKPHTATLVETDRPAAGPGEVLVRIAYVGLCGSDLELLHGTSPYLADGRATFPHRFGHEWAGTVEEFGPGVTGLRHGEVVTGSTMIPCQSCRSCAAGHRNLCTELREVGLYGWTGAAAEYLVMPRHALVPFGPGTEQPRPEHVLVEPLVTVLEAVHAADPRPGDQIMVIGAGTMGSLAAAVLARYPVTVDIAEPGTVGHLPAGSYRDRVTRTDDAPTGYDLVLECSGAPGTLNAALDRLRPGGLCLLVGVPAQAETVDAARITLDGLRIAGVRHGVDHYARAVALVDELAAGLVDQVIPLAEVARAFDVLQHGRTRPKVVLSVA, from the coding sequence ATGCGGGCCGCCGTCATCGACAAACCGCACACCGCGACGCTGGTGGAGACCGACCGACCGGCCGCCGGACCCGGCGAGGTCCTGGTCAGGATCGCCTACGTCGGCCTGTGCGGCAGTGACCTGGAGCTCCTGCACGGAACCTCCCCCTACCTCGCCGACGGACGCGCCACCTTCCCGCACCGGTTCGGCCACGAATGGGCCGGCACCGTCGAGGAGTTCGGCCCCGGCGTGACCGGACTGCGCCACGGCGAGGTGGTCACCGGCTCCACCATGATCCCCTGCCAGTCCTGCCGCTCCTGCGCCGCCGGCCACCGCAACCTGTGCACCGAGCTGCGTGAAGTCGGCCTGTACGGCTGGACCGGAGCCGCCGCCGAGTACCTGGTCATGCCCCGCCACGCCCTGGTCCCCTTCGGCCCCGGCACGGAGCAACCGCGCCCGGAACACGTCCTGGTCGAACCCCTGGTCACCGTCCTGGAGGCGGTCCACGCGGCCGACCCGCGGCCCGGGGACCAGATCATGGTCATCGGCGCGGGCACCATGGGCAGCCTCGCAGCCGCCGTCCTCGCCCGGTACCCGGTGACCGTCGACATCGCCGAACCCGGCACCGTCGGCCACCTTCCGGCCGGCAGCTACCGCGACCGGGTCACCCGCACCGACGACGCCCCCACCGGCTACGACCTCGTCCTGGAGTGCTCGGGCGCCCCCGGCACCCTCAACGCCGCGCTCGACCGGCTGCGCCCCGGCGGCCTGTGCCTGCTGGTCGGCGTCCCCGCACAGGCCGAGACCGTCGACGCCGCCCGGATCACCCTGGACGGCCTGCGCATCGCCGGAGTCCGGCACGGCGTCGACCACTACGCCCGCGCCGTCGCACTCGTCGACGAACTCGCCGCCGGTCTCGTCGACCAGGTGATACCGCTCGCCGAGGTCGCCCGCGCCTTCGACGTGCTCCAGCACGGCCGGACCCGGCCCAAGGTGGTGCTGAGCGTTGCCTGA
- a CDS encoding NADP-dependent oxidoreductase → MKAITFHRTGDPDVLAFDEVPELPVGPQDIRVTVTAAAVNPVDLKTRSGFLTLNLTYPSVPGWDVSGVVTETGSEVTRFTVGEQVIGMVAQPAHRYGTYAEQVTADARLFAHAPAGLPLQEAAALPLAGLTAVQTLAKLTLPAGAPVLVTGAAGAVGRIAVQLLLAAGHPVDALARTGDIASLRDLGVGTVHTRTEDLPDATHTAVVDTAGVAAAIRAVADAGQFVSIDDNPQPAPERGITPGKSYVDENGDQLQTLSDLVAAGRLTVPTGRRYPLADAARAHHDFSAGGLRGKVLLLP, encoded by the coding sequence ATGAAAGCCATCACCTTCCACCGCACCGGCGACCCCGACGTCCTGGCCTTCGACGAGGTACCCGAACTGCCCGTCGGACCGCAGGACATCCGCGTCACCGTCACCGCGGCCGCCGTGAACCCGGTCGACCTCAAGACCCGCTCCGGCTTCCTCACCCTGAACCTCACCTACCCGTCCGTACCCGGCTGGGACGTCTCCGGCGTCGTCACCGAGACCGGCAGCGAGGTCACCCGGTTCACCGTGGGCGAGCAGGTCATCGGCATGGTCGCCCAGCCGGCCCACCGCTACGGCACCTATGCCGAACAGGTCACCGCCGACGCACGCCTCTTCGCCCACGCCCCGGCCGGCCTTCCGCTGCAGGAGGCCGCCGCCCTCCCGCTCGCCGGACTGACCGCCGTCCAGACCCTGGCCAAGCTCACGCTGCCGGCCGGCGCACCCGTACTCGTCACCGGCGCCGCCGGCGCGGTCGGCCGGATCGCCGTCCAGCTGTTGCTCGCCGCCGGACACCCGGTCGACGCCCTGGCCCGGACCGGCGACATCGCGTCCCTGCGAGACCTCGGCGTCGGCACCGTGCACACCCGGACCGAGGATCTCCCCGACGCCACCCACACGGCTGTCGTCGACACCGCGGGCGTGGCCGCCGCGATCCGCGCGGTCGCCGACGCAGGCCAGTTCGTCTCCATCGACGACAACCCCCAGCCCGCCCCCGAGCGCGGCATCACTCCCGGCAAGAGCTACGTCGACGAGAACGGCGACCAGCTCCAGACCCTGAGCGACCTGGTCGCCGCAGGCCGCCTCACGGTGCCGACCGGCCGCCGCTACCCGCTCGCCGACGCCGCCCGCGCCCACCACGACTTCAGCGCGGGCGGCCTGCGCGGCAAGGTCCTGCTCCTGCCGTGA
- a CDS encoding acyltransferase family protein — protein MAGLDGLRTVAVVLVIVYHVGPDLVPGGSVGVDVFFTLSGFVITRLLVAEYARTGRIGLGAFYRRRWRRLGPAMLAMCAVTALLSVALPLPLFDGAWAAAALAAVSVVNLVRAGEAGPYSDLTTSLAHTWSLGVEEQFYLAWPLVLLVLLRRAAARTVLVWVAVLCVLPVTWRTMLWDPTAAHRIYNGPDTRADQLLVGALLAVVLARLRADDPRLALLRRWAGRLCGPALALLGLIAWQIPITGASRWNPVWYTVGFLATAVVSATVVAALDLCPRSWPTRLLSTSAPAWVGRNLSYGMYLWHYPVIRLLADLGVHGDRLLPAGLAATAVAALASYALVERPLLRRDPIRVRRWEPMPT, from the coding sequence GTGGCGGGGCTGGACGGACTGCGGACGGTCGCCGTGGTGCTGGTGATCGTGTATCACGTGGGGCCGGACCTGGTGCCCGGAGGGTCGGTGGGCGTCGACGTCTTCTTCACGCTCAGCGGATTCGTCATCACCCGGCTGCTGGTCGCCGAGTACGCCCGTACCGGTCGCATCGGTCTGGGGGCGTTCTACCGGCGGCGGTGGCGGCGGCTGGGGCCCGCCATGCTGGCGATGTGTGCGGTCACCGCTCTGCTGTCCGTGGCGCTTCCGCTGCCGCTGTTCGACGGTGCGTGGGCGGCGGCGGCGCTGGCCGCGGTATCGGTGGTCAATCTCGTACGGGCGGGGGAGGCCGGGCCGTACTCGGACCTCACCACCTCACTTGCCCACACCTGGTCCCTGGGGGTGGAGGAGCAGTTCTATCTGGCCTGGCCGCTCGTGCTGCTCGTACTGCTGCGACGCGCGGCGGCGCGGACCGTGCTGGTCTGGGTCGCGGTGCTGTGCGTGCTGCCGGTGACCTGGCGGACGATGCTCTGGGACCCGACGGCGGCGCACCGCATCTACAACGGCCCCGACACGCGCGCCGACCAGCTCCTCGTGGGGGCTCTGCTGGCCGTCGTCCTGGCCCGACTGCGGGCGGACGACCCCCGGCTGGCGCTGCTGCGCCGCTGGGCGGGACGGCTGTGCGGGCCCGCGCTCGCACTGCTCGGGCTGATCGCCTGGCAGATCCCGATCACCGGAGCGAGCCGATGGAACCCTGTCTGGTACACGGTCGGGTTCCTGGCCACCGCCGTGGTGTCGGCCACGGTGGTGGCGGCACTCGACCTGTGCCCGCGGTCATGGCCCACCCGTCTGCTGTCGACGTCCGCGCCGGCCTGGGTCGGACGCAACCTCAGCTACGGGATGTACCTGTGGCACTACCCCGTCATCCGGCTGCTCGCCGACCTCGGCGTGCACGGCGACCGGCTGCTTCCCGCCGGCCTCGCGGCGACGGCCGTGGCGGCCCTGGCCTCGTACGCCCTCGTCGAACGGCCCTTGCTGCGACGCGACCCGATCCGTGTGCGTCGATGGGAGCCGATGCCCACTTGA
- a CDS encoding dienelactone hydrolase family protein, with product MRFTSEQRLDEGVLEREFTLGEIPGTLWTPESTEPVPLILMAHNNGLPRSQDRLVARGRHTAANGYAVATIDAAECGDRPRSAAGEQTRADLRRAMQAGEPVDEIFESLVGPLVENAVPEWRTTLDALLALPEIGGPVGYSGWMALGIRLAVVEPRITVAGFFAGGFVPRAQREEARQVTIPLLLLLQWDDEGNPRQRALDLFEAFGTKEKTLHANMGGHTGTPWFEGEDANRFFGRHLK from the coding sequence ATGCGATTCACTTCCGAGCAGCGCCTCGACGAAGGCGTCCTCGAACGCGAATTCACCCTCGGCGAGATCCCCGGCACCCTGTGGACCCCCGAATCCACCGAACCGGTCCCGCTGATCCTCATGGCCCACAACAACGGGCTGCCCAGGAGCCAGGACCGGCTGGTGGCCCGGGGCCGGCACACCGCGGCGAACGGCTACGCGGTGGCCACCATCGACGCCGCCGAGTGCGGCGACCGGCCCCGTTCTGCCGCAGGCGAGCAGACCCGCGCCGACCTGCGCCGGGCGATGCAGGCCGGCGAGCCGGTCGACGAGATCTTCGAATCCCTCGTCGGCCCGCTGGTCGAGAACGCGGTCCCGGAATGGCGGACGACTCTGGACGCCCTCCTGGCGCTGCCCGAGATCGGCGGCCCGGTCGGGTACTCCGGGTGGATGGCCCTCGGTATCCGGCTGGCGGTGGTCGAGCCGCGCATCACGGTCGCCGGCTTCTTCGCCGGGGGGTTCGTGCCCCGCGCCCAGCGCGAGGAGGCCCGCCAGGTCACCATTCCGCTGCTGCTCCTGCTGCAGTGGGACGACGAAGGCAACCCGCGGCAGCGCGCCCTGGACCTGTTCGAGGCCTTCGGCACCAAGGAGAAGACGCTGCACGCCAACATGGGCGGACACACCGGCACCCCCTGGTTCGAGGGGGAGGACGCGAACCGGTTCTTCGGCCGGCACCTGAAGTGA
- a CDS encoding HAD-IA family hydrolase gives MTAPRAVTARALLFDMDGTLVDSADSIDRVWRAFANRHRLDAATVLAALPGRTAPDIVAGLLPAANLSTVSAEVAWIREREEATADTVTEIPGARRLLTSLPARTWAVVTSASRTMTERRLTAAGLPLPAVAVCADDVRAGKPDPEGFRAAARLLDVDITDCLLFEDSAPGLLAARRSGGTPVAVAAPLAEPAPYRVDDLTAVTARVSDGRIHLEIRQARAHAEPAEGIRL, from the coding sequence ATGACCGCCCCGCGCGCCGTGACGGCCCGCGCCCTGCTCTTCGACATGGACGGCACCCTGGTCGACTCCGCCGACTCCATCGACCGTGTCTGGCGGGCGTTCGCCAACCGCCACCGCCTCGACGCCGCCACCGTCCTCGCCGCGCTGCCCGGCCGCACCGCCCCCGACATCGTCGCCGGGCTCCTCCCCGCGGCCAACCTGTCCACCGTCAGCGCCGAAGTCGCCTGGATCCGGGAACGCGAGGAGGCCACCGCCGACACCGTCACCGAGATCCCGGGCGCGCGACGGCTGCTCACCTCCCTGCCCGCGCGCACCTGGGCCGTCGTCACCTCCGCCTCCCGCACCATGACCGAACGCCGCCTCACCGCCGCCGGACTGCCGCTGCCCGCCGTCGCCGTCTGCGCCGACGACGTCCGAGCCGGCAAACCCGACCCCGAGGGCTTCCGTGCCGCCGCCCGCCTCCTCGACGTGGACATCACCGACTGCCTCCTCTTCGAGGACTCCGCCCCCGGACTGCTCGCGGCCCGCCGCTCCGGCGGCACCCCCGTCGCCGTCGCCGCCCCCCTCGCCGAACCTGCCCCGTACCGCGTCGACGACCTCACCGCCGTCACCGCCCGCGTGAGCGACGGCCGTATCCACCTGGAGATCCGGCAGGCGCGGGCACACGCCGAACCGGCAGAGGGGATACGGCTGTGA